The proteins below come from a single Micromonas commoda chromosome 8, complete sequence genomic window:
- a CDS encoding predicted protein — translation MHSTALASLAGVRPVAVLPARGIRAPRASDARGGRTRRVVAMISTRRTAVCVPSARRRRDAPSRPLAASGADGADVDDDVDALATRLESLKAKSRSMLDEASQLEAGIDASENDEVISESTRFKRAPKSSPGLPTGKMGVSTADAVADQATGSGWSKSPQSQSQSQPPQPPTTNALLAGVIAIGGLAAAGAASAAGVAAGSEPVLAVAGAAAGFALLKAGQFIGSNLKEKAVPSLGQQEGKAKAKEGAASKAGGGGYVAPKQAAAATKIDEKKAAARAAAASKDADAILAASSFVSSSDLDKERLRRALRTIASTQKSTVTAAAIGAAKVPAGYVNNEQERKIYEIKQRSKQLLPLNEFMAKYGPSDEAYGKARKEAKELLAPGNVTWKPRDTWLKVILWDCICYPLQVPFLFLAWLLGFSWGENPPPPKSA, via the coding sequence ATGCATTCGACCGCtctcgcgagcctcgcgggcgtccgccccgtcgcggtgctccccgcgcgcgggatccgcgccccccgggcgtcagacgcacgcggcggcaggacccgccgcgtcgtcgcgatgatCTCGACGCGCCGAACCGCGGTGTGCGtcccctccgcgcgccggaggcgagacgcgccgtcgcgccccctcgcggcgtccggcgcggacggcgccgacgtggacgacgacgtcgacgcgctcgcgaccaGGCTCGAGAGCCTCAAGGCCAAGTCGAGATcgatgctcgacgaggcgtcgcagctcgaggcgggcatcgacgcgtccgagaACGACGAGGTCATCTCCGAGTCCACGCGCTTTAAGCGCGCGCCCAAGTCGTCCCCCGGCCTACCCACCGGCAAGATGGGCgtctccaccgcggacgccgtcgccgaccaggCAACTGGGTCTGGTTGGTCGAAATCCCCCCAGTCGCAGTCGCAgtcgcagccgccgcagccgcctaCGACcaacgcgctcctcgccggcgtcatcgcgatcggcgggctcgccgcggcgggcgccgcgtccgccgcgggcgtcgccgcgggctccgagcccgtcctcgccgtcgccggcgccgccgccggcttcgcgCTCTTGAAAGCGGGCCAGTTCATCGGCTCCAACctcaaggagaaggcggtTCCCTCGCTCGGTCAGCAGGAGggcaaggccaaggcgaaggagggcgccgcgagcaaggccggcggcggcgggtacgtCGCCCCCAAgcaggcggccgcggcgacgaagatcgacgagaagaaggccgccgcgagagccgccgccgcgtcgaaggatgccgacgccatcctcgcggcgtcctccttcgTGAGCTCGTCGGACCTGGACAAGGAACGGCTCAGGCGCGCGCTCCGGACGATCGCGTCCACGCAGAAGTCcacggtcaccgcggcggcgattgggGCGGCGAAGGTGCCCGCCGGATACGTGAACAACGAGCAGGAGAGGAAGATTTACGAGATCAAGCAGCGCTCGAAGCAGCTCCTGCCCCTGAACGAGTTCATGGCGAAGTACGGGCCGTCCGACGAGGCGTACGGCAAGGCGCGGAAAGAGGCGAaggagctgctcgcgccCGGGAACGTGACGTGGAAGCCGCGGGACACGTGGCTGAAGGTGATCCTCTGGGACTGCATCTGCTACCCGCTGCAGGTGCCGTTCCTCTTCCTCGCGTGGTTGCTGGGGTTCTCGTGGGGGGAaaatccgccgccgcccaagtCCGCGTGA
- a CDS encoding predicted protein, which translates to MASAVPHRVGDTFRVKGLRLTDHFFDVPLDHGFRAPGVGDVPADNSRTIEIFAREVVAADKRDDDALASMPWLVFLQGGPGFECARLTETGGWIAHAVASHRVLLLDQRGTGRSSRVSASALAKIDGGVDARASYLTFFRADSIVADAECVRKTLLGPGDDAKWALLGQSFGGFCIARYLSVAAESVSEAFLTGGLPPLVHEANAAEATYRALIERVRTQNAKFYRRFPNDVQRVRDVVAFVRNQPGGRVATPSGGELTVRGIQALGFSWLGTSGGMESLHYLFEKAWEVPHEELSYAFLKSCEDVHSFDTNPLYACLHESIYCNGGGPSAWAAERVFNEHRKMFSADNALGSSDPHKPVLFTGEMVFPFMFDEIAALKPFKNVAEALAAKTDWPVLYDVDALARCDAPVACASYVEDMFVDFDLATETASRIGPNGARVWSTSEYMHSGVREDGARILKKLMEMARDEEPLR; encoded by the coding sequence ATGGCCTCCGCGGTCCCCCACAGGGTCGGCGACACGTTCAGGGTCAAGGGCCTCAGGCTCACCGACCACTTCTTCGACGTGCCCCTGGACCACGGCTTCAGGgctcccggcgtcggcgacgtccccgcggacAACTCGCGCACGATCGAGATCTTCGCCCGCGAGGTTgtcgccgcggacaagagggacgacgacgcgctcgcgtccatgcCGTGGCTCGTCTTCCTGCAGGGCGGACCCGGGTTCGAGTGCGCGCGTCTCACCGAGACCGGCGGCTGGATCGCCCACGCCGTGGCGTCGCACAGGGTGCTGCTGCTGGACCAGAGGGGAACCGGCCGATCGTCCcgcgtctcggcgtcggcgttggcTAAAATCGACGGCGGagtcgacgcgcgagctTCTTACCTCACCTTCTTTCGCGCCGAttccatcgtcgccgacgccgagtgcGTCCGCAAAACACTGctcggacccggcgacgacgccaagtGGGCGCTCCTCGGTCAGTCCTTCGGCGGGTTCTGCATCGCTCGATACctcagcgtcgccgcggaatCCGTCTCCGAGGCTTTCCTCACCGGCGGCTTACCCCCGCTGGTGCACgaggcgaacgccgcggaggcgacgtaCCGCGCGTTGATCGAACGCGTCAGGACGCAGAACGCCAAGTTTTACCGCAGGTTCCCTAAcgacgtccagcgcgttAGGGACGTGGTTGCGTTCGTGCGGAACCAGCCCGGgggccgcgtcgccaccccgTCGGGGGGCGAGCTCACGGTGCGGGGGATCCAGGCGTTGGGTTTCTCGTGGCTCGGAACGTCCGGTGGCATGGAGAGCCTCCACTACCTGTTCGAGAAGGCGTGGGAGGTGCCGCACGAGGAGCTGTCCTACGCGTTTCTCAAGTCGTGCGAGGATGTCCACTCGTTCGACACCAACCCGCTGTACGCGTGCCTTCACGAGTCGATCTACTgcaacggcggcggaccgAGCGCGTgggccgccgagcgcgtcttCAACGAGCACCGCAAGATGTTCAGCGCCGACAACGCGCTCGGGTCGTCGGATCCGCACAAGCCGGTGCTGTTCACCGGCGAGATGGTGTTTCCGTTTATGTTcgacgagatcgccgcgttgaAGCCGTTCAAAAACGTGGCGGAAGCGTTAGCCGCGAAGACCGATTGGCCGGTGCTgtacgacgtggacgcgctcgcgcggtgcgacgcgcccgtggcgTGTGCCAGCTACGTCGAGGACATGTTCGTCGATTTCGAcctcgcgacggagacggcgtcgaggatcgGGCCGAACGGCGCCAGGGTGTGGTCCACGAGCGAGTACATGCACTCGGGCGTGAGGGAAGATGGCGCGCGGATACTGAAGAAGCTGATGGAGATGGCGCGTGACGAGGAGCCGCTGCGGTGA
- a CDS encoding predicted protein, with protein VPPAVFANWKPSERVQALSVNQCEEIRRRMDVTVEVPPGTDEAPPPIESFEDMNLDTKIMMDIKYKEFDKPTPIQAQAIPVICSGRDVLGCAETGSGKTAAFSIPMIQHCLQQPEIKRGDGPFAIVMAPTRELAQQIEKEAKIFSRSSKGFKTTIVVGGTNMSEQRMDLKNGVEVCVATPGRLIDHLHQGNTNLARVSLVILDEADRMLDMGFEPQIREVMMNLPKPHQTLLFSATMPVEVEALAADYLNKPVKVKVGAVSVPTSNVAQHLEKLVDSQKVDRLCELLLEEKAEAEKFGGQLPMTVVFVERKARADEIMTLLNAEGVAAAAFHGGRSQQEREAALADFTTGRCAVLVATDVAARGLDVKGVQHVVNLDLPRMFEDYVHRVGRTGRAGMTGRATSFYTDRDSFLVAQIKRALQELENGNAFAFATGKEARAKEREAAKAWREGRAGEPEQAAVGGVDIIVDDKFKHMKLSASS; from the exons gtgccgcccgcggtgtTCGCCAACTGGAAGCCCAGCGAGCGCGTGCAGGCGCTGAGCGTCAACCAG TGCGAGGAGATTCGCAGGCGCATGGACGTCACCGTGGAGGTTCCCCCCGGCACGGACGAGGCCCCTCCCCCGATCGAGTCCTTCGAGGACATGAACCTCGACACCAAGATCATGATGGACATCAAGTACAAGGAGTTCGACAAGCCCACGCCCATCCAGGCGCAGGCCATCCCGGTGATCTGCtccggccgcgacgtcctcggatGCGCGGAGACGGGTTCGGGTAAGACCGCGGCGTTCTCCATCCCGATGATCCAGCACTGCCTCCAGCAGCCCGAGAtcaagcgcggcgacggaccctTCGCCATCGTcatggcgccgacgcgagagctcgcgcagcagattgagaaggaggcgaagatCTTCAGCCGATCGTCGAAGGGGTTCAAGACGACGATCGTCGTGGGCGGGACGAACATGAGCGAGCAGCGCATGGACCTCAagaacggcgtcgaggtgtgCGTCGCCACCCCGGGTCGTCTCATCGACCACCTCCACCAGGGCAACACCaacctcgcccgcgtctcgctcgtcatcctcgacgaggctgaCAGGATGCTCGACATGGGCTTCGAGCCGCAGATCCGCGAGGTGATGATGAACCTCCCCAAGCCCCATCAGACGTTgctcttctccgcgacgatgcccgtggaggtggaggcgctcgcggcggattACCTCAACAAGCCCGTCAAGGTGAAGGTTGGCGCCGTCTCAGTCCCTACGTCAAACGTCGCGCAGCACCTCGAGAAGCTGGTGGACTCGCAGAAGGTGGACAGGCTGTGCGAactgctcctcgaggagaaggcggaggcggagaagtTCGGCGGCCAACTGCCGATGACGGTGGTCTTCGTCGAGCGcaaggcgagggcggacgaGATCATGACCTTGCTCAACGCGGagggggtggcggcggcggcgtttcaCGGAGGCCGGTCGCAGCAGGAGCGAGAAGCCGCGCTGGCCGACTTTACCACCGGGAGGTGCGCGGTTctcgtcgccaccgacgtcgccgcccgcggactCGACGTCAAGGGCGTGCAGCACGTCGTAAACCTCGACTTGCCCCGCATGTTTGAGGATTACGTGCACCGCGTGGGGCGCACCGGTCGCGCCGGGATGACTGGGCGAGCGACTTCATTTTACACAGATCGCGACtccttcctcgtcgcgcagaTCAAGCGGGCGctgcaggagctcgagaacgGCAACGCGTTCGCCTTTGCCACCGGcaaggaggcgcgcgcgaaggagcgcgaggcggccaaggcttggcgcgagggacgcgcgggcgagcccgagcaggcggcggtgggcggcgtcgacatcatcgtcgacgacaaGTTCAAGCACATGAAGctcagcgcgtcgagc
- a CDS encoding predicted protein has protein sequence MATKSAGSRLADVVFKAVATGLFATTVVTGGWFAATAASASHHYDRLAREADERKARAEAAAREEEERRARRWGWLGGGGGKQSSTESK, from the coding sequence ATGGCGACGAAGAGCGCGGGCAGccggctcgccgacgtcgtgtTCAAGGCGGTTGCTACGGGGCTCTTCGCCACGACGGTGGTCACCGGCGGATggttcgccgcgaccgctgcgagcgcgtcgcaccATTACGATcggctcgcgagggaggcggacgagcgcaaggcgcgggcggaggccgcggcgagggaggaggaggagaggcgggcgaggcgatggGGATggttgggcggcggcggtggaaaGCAATCGTCGACGGAGAGTAAAtga